ATCATTTCACATGATCTTATCAATATGTTAAGATCTAGCATGATAAACAAATGCACCAAATTCTACAAATGCACAGTAAAATTGAAATAGCACAATGAAATTGCAAAATTATGGCTTCTAGTTGCTCAATTTGAGATCTAGCAACTAAATCTCAAGACTGCACGACAAATCCTGGGAAATGCAATTGGCAAAGCTCCTAAAGATAAGGTCATTTACTGATTGAGTTTAAATATGAACTATATTTGGCATATTCTCACACTTGTGATTGTGCTTTTTAACCTAATAGATGTTCAAGAAGTATATTGATATAGAGCTTCAGCTTGGAAATATAGACCGTGGCCGAAAACTTTATAAGAAGTATTTGGAGTGGGCGCCTGAAAATTGTTATGCATGGAGCAAGTATGCAGAATTAGAGAGATCTTTGTGTGAGACCGAGCAAGCTAGGGCGATCTTTGAGCTTGCAATTGCCCAACCAGCACTGGATATGCCAGAGTTATTGTGGAAGGTACATGCAATAATGCATTCCTCATTTTACTCAATGCTAAAAATACAGTTAGACTGTTTATTCTTCATTACAACTTTCATTCCTAATTGTTAATGGTCCTTTTAGTTGTATAATTACTTTTCACCATGAACATTTATTTCAGGATGATGTTTGTAGTTGATGTTTCTTGATTCCTTCCATAGTTTCTTCAGTAAATTTTCTGATactcaaaaaaatgaaagaagctatgcctaaaataataaaaaaggggCCCATATCTGATAAATAAGTGAAGTAAGTTGGGTCATTTCTGTCTTATAGTCTGATTTCTTTTGCCACTTTGATATCCCATAATTCTGGATGTGATGATCACTTTTTTGGTTAGCAATTTGACTTGATTGTAAGAAAGCATTggcatatttttttaaagcttgtTGACTACATTGATTTTTAGATAACTAGTAATAAtaaatctatttattttgtGACAGGCATACATTGATTTTGAAATATCAGAGGGTGAATTTGAAAGGACTAGAGAGCTCTATAAGAAGCTTCTGGACAAAACTAAGCACTTGAAGGTCTGGATAAGCTATGCAAAGTTTGAGGCGTCTGCCATGGAGGAGGATGCGAAGGGTTCAGACTTGGTAGAAGATGATCTCCAAGAGGATCTtcatgaaaaaaagaagcaatgcATTCAACATGCTAGAAGTAAGGAGTTTTTGGTGAAATCATATTGTTTActtctttaaatttataatttgattgtGTTTTAAATCTCATCACAAATAAAACAAGCTCtaacccttttcttttctatgaatcAGGGTTTTTTGAGAAAGCTATTAACTACTACAGAATATCTACACCTGAGTTAAAAGAGGAAAGAGCGATGCTACTGGAAGAGTGGCTGAACATGGAGAGCAGTTTTGGGGAGCTTGGTGATATTAGTTTAGTCCAAGCTAAGCTACCAAAGAAGCTGAAAAAGAGAAGGCAGATGGTGTCGTTGTTGGGTGTGCTATGCTTATGTTTTGGAAAGGATGTGTTTTACAAGAGTGACAAGATGAACAACAATTAGcatgtatatatacatagatTTATCAAAGATCAAAGATCtaacaagataaaaaaattaaaattaaacattattACAAGCATGACATTTTGTGAACAAACATCATTTCACATGATTTTATCAATATGTTAAGATCTAGCATGATAAACAAATGTACCAAATTCTGCAAATGCATAGTAAAATTGAAATAGCACAATAAAATTGAAACAGCACagtaaacaaaaacacaaaaacaaataaaaactaaacccaAATCTCCAAATCACTAAACCTAAAAAgtaaatcaaaacccatttcagccaataataaagagaaagaaatcacattagagagaaagagaatgaacCTGTTGGTTGATGATGGACGGAGACGTTGTAGGAAGAGAGAGACACCggagagagaaaagattgaAGGCTCCGTTAATTAGAATTCAATGATTGGATTGTTGATTTACCGTAAGAGCTGAAGGGCACAAAATGGAAGTTGAGTATACTATACTCGACTTCCATGTTGTTTTACCCAAAATCACATATTGTTTTACTGCTCCAGTTAATGTTTAACCATAATGGAAGTCGAGTACACTATACTCGACTTTTAATGGAAGTTGAGTATCTTATACTCGATTTTTAGTAGTTCTACGTGgctttttcctctcttttttaatCCAGTCAGACTATAAAAGTTGCCCGGAAGTCAAGTTTGGTAAAATCGACTTCAAAAAGAGTCCAACTAACTAAATAATTTTGAACGTATGCCACCCTCCTAAAACTTTTATGAAATGGTACtgtttggcaaattttgccTAGTAATTGCCTTCTATATGTTCCACGAATTAAAATTGGTCACATGTACACTTATTTCATTAGCGTCTAATTGTATTCcctttctcttttcatttgcctaaaaaaaaaaaaaatatatatatatatatatatatatgtatattttttattatatatatacactaccCTTTGACCATGTGCTAATAACGCACGTGCTTAGAGGgtcttatatttttttgggggtaaagattaatagtttgcatctattataatttagattttttattttttatttttcaaacaaataaaaagaataaactttagagataagtagtaattgtaatttttttttggaaacgtCAAGGGAAAgatattctaaattttagaaattctcttttttaattcaaaatgaaatttattatttgacatttatgaccttATTTCTAAATGAGGgcatttttgaaccacataaaaatccagttgaaaaagataaattttcttatatataatataaatatattaataaacaaAGACCAATACATCACAGCAgcagcaccaccaccaccaccaccaccaccaccaccaacaccaacaTTTGCCAACACAGGTTGTCAGTGCTGCTAATCATGGCGCACTAAACTCACCAACATCGAATTTGGCTCTTAGATAGATTTCACCTTTTGATTGGCAATCACTTTCGTTGCTTACAACATAAATGATTGTCTTTCACATCCCAATTAAATCAAACCCCTCATAAACccaaacacatgttttcagtttttaaacaatattacatgtattttcatacactttttcacccacacgtatttttaaaaaatacaaacaacgttactaaaacaactttatcaaacaGCCCCTAAGTATTAATGAAATAAGTGGACATATGGCAAATTTTAATTCGTGGAACATATATAGTAGAGTACAATATGTGTAATAGAATATTTGGACTCTTTATTTAGAAAGTTTTTAAAGTTGTTGTGAAAAAGGTATTTGAAAcatcttttgataaaataagtagaaaaaaatggttaattGTCCTTTAAATTTAGGGTTGGTAAGTGGAAAaataggaggatagaaaattagtgggaggatagaaaaaaaattagttttccCTTGTAAATGTTTGGTTGTAAgggtgaaaaagtgagagggtagaaaacttttttatttggttgaataaaaaagtgggaggataaatgtagtttatataaattgactctTATGTcattgttacataatatgtaaaaaataatttatttctattcattaaataatataaaaattaacccATCATAcgtataaatttttattatttttttattatataaatataatctaatatatatactatattataatatatatattaatataatacaTTGCTAGGcggataataaaaaaagtgggcAACAAAACACTATTTAACTAGATTTTAACTAAATTACAAATATGTTAAATCTTGATGATGATCCttgctttagatttttttttttatttaaattctcataccaattactatttatatttatattatattttgtacgacgattaattaattagagtttttattatttaatattttttttcaaattaacttTGCTGTCAACGTTATCTAGTTAGTAGTTATCATGTTCACTCAGGTAAATTCCACACATGACTCATGAAAAAGATAGGGAtctgttagaaatactgaattgaataatattgtatttctcactgaaagaatatacatgagtgcctttatataggaggcatatgagtgcagtacaagtaaatatgagtgtagtacaagtaagagtgctatacaagtaagagtgctatacaagtaagagt
This genomic stretch from Castanea sativa cultivar Marrone di Chiusa Pesio chromosome 1, ASM4071231v1 harbors:
- the LOC142636669 gene encoding pre-mRNA-splicing factor CLF1-like, which gives rise to MFKKYIDIELQLGNIDRGRKLYKKYLEWAPENCYAWSKYAELERSLCETEQARAIFELAIAQPALDMPELLWKAYIDFEISEGEFERTRELYKKLLDKTKHLKVWISYAKFEASAMEEDAKGSDLVEDDLQEDLHEKKKQCIQHARRFFEKAINYYRISTPELKEERAMLLEEWLNMESSFGELGDISLVQAKLPKKLKKRRQMVSLLGVLCLCFGKDVFYKSDKMNNN